One stretch of Ipomoea triloba cultivar NCNSP0323 chromosome 8, ASM357664v1 DNA includes these proteins:
- the LOC116026856 gene encoding uncharacterized protein LOC116026856 — MERKQGLFSAFKEELVRARPRGRRPSPSASEIIRRRRPGGETLSPLMEGPDPSGSDCKSEKWGNWIFRPPSGSGSDLRLLLGILGAPLAPVHVTNNDPLPHLTIKHTPIETSSAQYILQQYMAASGGQKLQGIANAYAMGKLKMLASDLETATKVIKNRNSSKTPDSGGFVLWQMNPDMWYIELALGSNEVHAGSNGSLVWRHTPWLGTHAAKGPVRPLRRALQGLDPRTTVNMFANAKCTGEKKINGEDCFVLKLAADPHTLKARSEGPAEIVRHVIFGYFSQKTGLLVHLEDSQLTRIQTNGGNAVYWETTINSFLDDYKPVEGIVIAHSGRSVVTLFRFGETATSHTKTRMEEAWTIEEVAFNVPGLSDECFIPPAELRCSSTGEACELSQGARTKNACKATVSALDKSHGGKINSVTLDEYLR, encoded by the exons ATGGAGAGAAAACAGGGCTTATTTTCGGCGTTCAAAGAGGAGTTAGTTAGAGCCCGGCCTCGGGGCCGACGCCCCTCGCCGTCCGCTTCCGAAATAATCCGGCGCCGGCGTCCCGGCGGCGAGACATTGTCGCCGCTGATGGAGGGTCCGGATCCGAGCGGGTCGGACTGCAAGAGCGAAAAGTGGGGGAACTGGATATTCCGGCCGCCGTCCGGTTCCGGCTCCGACCTGAGACTCCTCCTCGGCATCTTAGGCGCGCCGCTCGCCCCCGTGCATGTCACCAACAACGACCCTTTGCCGCATCTCACCATCAAACACACCCCAATC GAAACGTCGTCAGCTCAGTACATCTTGCAGCAGTATATGGCGGCTTCTGGAGGCCAGAAGCTTCAGGGTATCGCCAATGCATACGCGATGGGCAAGCTGAAGATGTTGGCCTCAGATCTCGAGACAGCCACCAAGGTTATAAAGAACAGGAACTCTTCGAAAACGCCTGATTCTGGTGGTTTTGTGCTCTGGCAAATGAATCCCGACATGTGGTACATTGAGCTTGCGCTTGGTAGCAATGAAGTTCACGCTGGCTCTAACGGTAGCCTCGTTTGGAGGCATACCCCTTGGCTTGGCACACACGCTGCAAAGGGTCCCGTCAGACCCTTGCGACGTGCGCTTCAG GGACTGGACCCGAGAACTACTGTCAACATGTTTGCCAATGCAAAATGCACGGGTGAAAAGAAGATCAATGGCGAGGACTGTTTCGTTCTCAAACTCGCTGCTGATCCACACACATTGAAGGCCAGGAGCGAGGGGCCAGCAGAGATAGTAAGGCACGTTATCTTTGGCTATTTCAGCCAGAAAACAGGGCTTCTCGTGCACTTGGAAGACTCCCAGCTCACCCGAATCCAAACAAACGGAGGCAATGCGGTCTATTGGGAGACCACAATCAATTCATTTCTCGATGACTATAAACCCGTCGAGGGAATCGTGATCGCCCACTCAGGGCGATCAGTGGTAACCCTCTTCCGCTTTGGCGAAACAGCCACGAGCCACACGAAGACGAGGATGGAAGAAGCGTGGACCATCGAGGAAGTGGCGTTCAACGTCCCCGGCCTATCAGACGAGTGTTTCATTCCTCCCGCAGAGCTGAGATGCAGTTCCACCGGTGAAGCTTGCGAGCTCTCTCAAGGGGCGAGAACGAAGAACGCCTGCAAAGCTACAGTTTCTGCACTCGATAAATCGCACGGTGGCAAAATCAATAGTGTCACATTGGATGAATATTTGAGGTGA